A DNA window from Novosphingobium sp. RL4 contains the following coding sequences:
- the uppS gene encoding polyprenyl diphosphate synthase: MAKSEPVSARHVAIIMDGNGRWAKKRHLPRALGHQRGVESVRRVVRGAREMGLEALTLYAFSTENWRRPEEEVSDLMSLMKRFILSDLDEFAAAGVRLKIIGDYKAFKPDVVELVEGAVARTAGNTGTTLAVALNYGSQDEIARAATKAAAKGPITPESIAAELDTADLPPLDLLIRTSGEVRLSNFLLWQAAYAEMMFTEVLWPDFTAEHLRQALEDFSTRDRRYGGR, encoded by the coding sequence ATGGCGAAGAGTGAACCCGTCTCGGCGCGCCATGTTGCCATCATCATGGATGGTAACGGGCGCTGGGCCAAGAAGCGCCACCTGCCGCGCGCGCTGGGCCACCAGCGCGGCGTCGAATCGGTTCGGCGCGTGGTGCGCGGCGCGCGCGAGATGGGGCTGGAGGCGCTGACGCTCTACGCCTTTTCGACCGAGAACTGGCGCCGGCCGGAGGAGGAAGTCTCCGACCTCATGAGCCTGATGAAGCGCTTCATCCTCTCCGACCTCGACGAGTTCGCAGCGGCAGGGGTGCGGCTCAAGATCATCGGCGATTACAAGGCGTTCAAGCCCGACGTCGTGGAACTGGTCGAAGGTGCGGTCGCCCGCACCGCCGGCAACACCGGGACCACGCTGGCGGTCGCGCTCAACTACGGTTCGCAGGACGAGATCGCCCGCGCCGCCACCAAGGCGGCCGCCAAGGGACCGATCACGCCCGAGAGCATCGCGGCCGAGCTCGATACCGCGGACCTGCCGCCGCTCGACCTGCTGATCCGCACTTCGGGCGAAGTGCGGCTGTCGAACTTCCTGCTCTGGCAGGCCGCCTATGCCGAGATGATGTTCACCGAAGTGCTCTGGCCGGATTTCACCGCCGAACACTTGCGGCAGGCTCTCGAAGATTTCTCCACGCGGGACCGACGTTATGGCGGACGCTGA
- a CDS encoding phosphatidate cytidylyltransferase has product MADADPVKKNADLKVRSISAAVMLLVAGSTLWLGGVVWTAFVCAVALGVLWEWVKLARGGTQNPAERAAFNFGGMVYVGIGAAMLLFLRNPAFSLAPLLTVLLAVIGVDVGAYFTGRALGGPKIAPAISPSKTWSGLLGGVLGATLVLFGAARFWQEGLISVHPQGNAADGPACFGMQPCWYLTANPVPLFATCLMTGILLAVCAQAGDFFESWMKRRAGVKDSGHFIPGHGGFFDRLDGLLAVLFVLGLMILFQPR; this is encoded by the coding sequence ATGGCGGACGCTGATCCGGTGAAGAAGAACGCCGACCTCAAGGTGCGGAGCATCTCGGCGGCAGTCATGCTGCTGGTCGCGGGCAGCACGCTGTGGCTCGGCGGCGTGGTCTGGACCGCCTTCGTCTGCGCGGTGGCGCTCGGCGTGCTGTGGGAATGGGTCAAGCTCGCGCGGGGCGGCACGCAGAACCCGGCGGAGCGGGCAGCCTTCAACTTCGGCGGCATGGTCTACGTCGGCATCGGCGCCGCCATGCTGCTGTTCCTCCGCAACCCCGCATTCAGCCTGGCGCCGCTGCTGACGGTGCTGCTCGCGGTGATCGGAGTCGACGTCGGCGCCTACTTTACCGGACGTGCACTGGGGGGTCCGAAAATCGCGCCTGCCATCAGTCCTTCGAAAACGTGGTCCGGCCTCCTTGGCGGCGTTTTAGGTGCCACTCTGGTGCTGTTCGGTGCCGCCAGGTTCTGGCAGGAGGGGCTGATCTCGGTCCATCCGCAGGGCAATGCCGCCGACGGTCCGGCTTGCTTCGGGATGCAGCCCTGCTGGTACCTGACGGCAAACCCGGTGCCGCTATTCGCAACCTGCCTGATGACCGGCATCCTCCTCGCCGTCTGCGCGCAGGCCGGAGATTTCTTCGAGAGCTGGATGAAGCGGCGGGCAGGGGTCAAGGATTCGGGCCACTTCATTCCGGGCCACGGCGGTTTCTTCGACCGGCTCGACGGCTTGCTCGCGGTGCTTTTCGTGTTAGGCCTCATGATCCTGTTCCAGCCGCGATGA
- a CDS encoding 1-deoxy-D-xylulose-5-phosphate reductoisomerase: MRTISVLGATGSIGASTLDLVRRSPADWRVVALTANANVPELARLAVEFSAQIAVVADEASLADLREALAGTGIEAAGGQAALVEAAARGADVTVAAIVGCAGLAPTMAAIEQGRVIALANKEALVSAGEVMTAAVARHGATLLPIDSEHNAIFQCLQGNDLDDVRWITLTASGGPFRDWSLDKLTLATPAQAVKHPNWDMGAKISVDSATMFNKGLELIEAHYLFPVGLDRLRIIVHPQSVVHSMVEYRDGSTLAQLGPSDMRVPIASALAWPGRMDTPCAPLDLAEIGELTFRRPDEVRFPATRLAREAAEAGGGIPAVLNAANEVAVAAFLGGRIPFTRIAAQVEDVLGAYSPAPPASLSDVLAVDGEARARASMLAGAA, translated from the coding sequence ATGCGCACCATTTCCGTTCTCGGAGCCACCGGCTCGATAGGCGCCTCGACGCTGGACCTCGTGCGGCGCAGCCCCGCCGACTGGCGGGTCGTGGCGCTGACCGCCAACGCCAACGTGCCTGAACTGGCGCGGCTCGCGGTGGAGTTTTCCGCCCAAATCGCCGTCGTCGCCGACGAGGCCAGTCTCGCGGACTTGCGCGAAGCGCTGGCCGGCACGGGAATCGAGGCGGCAGGCGGTCAGGCCGCGCTGGTCGAGGCCGCGGCGCGCGGCGCCGACGTCACGGTTGCCGCCATCGTCGGCTGCGCGGGCCTCGCGCCCACCATGGCCGCGATCGAGCAGGGCCGCGTCATTGCGCTCGCGAACAAGGAAGCCCTGGTTTCGGCCGGTGAGGTCATGACGGCCGCCGTCGCCCGTCACGGTGCCACGCTGCTGCCGATCGATTCCGAGCACAATGCGATCTTCCAGTGCCTTCAGGGCAACGATCTCGACGATGTTCGCTGGATCACGCTCACCGCCAGTGGCGGGCCGTTCCGGGACTGGTCGCTCGACAAGCTGACGCTGGCCACTCCGGCGCAGGCGGTCAAGCATCCGAACTGGGACATGGGCGCGAAGATCAGCGTCGATTCGGCGACGATGTTCAACAAGGGCCTCGAACTGATCGAGGCGCACTATCTCTTCCCGGTGGGCCTCGATCGTCTCCGCATCATCGTCCACCCGCAATCGGTCGTCCATTCGATGGTCGAATACCGCGACGGTTCGACACTGGCGCAGCTCGGACCTTCCGACATGCGGGTGCCGATCGCCTCGGCATTGGCGTGGCCGGGGCGGATGGACACGCCCTGCGCGCCGCTCGACCTTGCGGAAATCGGTGAGCTCACCTTCCGCCGTCCCGACGAAGTGCGTTTTCCCGCAACGCGTCTTGCCAGAGAAGCTGCGGAGGCCGGAGGCGGCATCCCCGCCGTGCTCAATGCCGCTAACGAGGTGGCGGTGGCCGCTTTTCTCGGTGGCCGGATACCCTTCACCCGCATCGCCGCCCAGGTCGAGGACGTGCTCGGCGCCTATTCGCCGGCCCCGCCCGCGAGCCTGTCGGACGTACTGGCTGTTGACGGCGAGGCGCGGGCAAGGGCAAGCATGCTCGCAGGGGCCGCGTGA
- the rseP gene encoding RIP metalloprotease RseP, with protein MTGSPNLLTTIFAFLLVLGPLVLIHELGHYLVGRLFGVKADAFSIGFGKEIAGWTDRRGTRWKLSALPLGGYVQFAGDMNPASAPSAAEDGLTPQERARTFHVKPLWQRALIVLAGPLTNFLLCVLILAGFVYANGRLIADAEVAGFSESSAAKQAGLRVGDRIVAIDGNRIGSITDIPEHTVYFPNKTVNVMVDRDGRNVTLPVKLSGEEVSDRFGNKARIGDIGIDFAVPVVSGFFGDSPAEEAGMEIGDRIVAVDGVGVTSFLQVPPLIMSRAGQKVTITVMRKGEAHVLPMTIGSATQTGSNGRTETIGRIGVQSGFGRREAVGPVQALGIGVERSFATMGTMITGIRQIIVGDRSVRELGGPIKIAKYSGEQFTLGWEPFVGFVAMISINLAFINLLPIPGLDGGHLAFYAAELVRRKPLGLRSQEWAIRTGVALVLALMLFVTVNDLASLPIFGG; from the coding sequence TTGACCGGATCGCCCAATCTGCTGACGACGATCTTCGCGTTCCTGCTGGTTCTCGGGCCGCTCGTGCTGATCCACGAACTCGGCCACTATCTGGTCGGAAGGCTGTTCGGCGTGAAGGCGGATGCCTTCTCGATCGGCTTCGGCAAGGAGATCGCCGGCTGGACCGACAGGCGGGGTACTCGCTGGAAGCTCTCGGCGCTGCCGCTGGGCGGCTATGTCCAGTTCGCTGGCGACATGAACCCGGCTTCGGCGCCGAGCGCGGCGGAAGACGGCCTGACTCCGCAGGAGCGGGCGCGCACCTTCCACGTCAAGCCGCTCTGGCAGCGGGCGCTGATCGTTCTGGCCGGCCCCCTGACCAATTTCCTGCTCTGCGTGCTGATCCTGGCCGGTTTCGTCTATGCGAACGGACGCCTGATCGCCGATGCCGAAGTGGCGGGTTTCTCCGAATCGTCGGCCGCGAAGCAGGCGGGGCTGCGGGTCGGGGATCGCATCGTCGCCATTGATGGCAACCGCATCGGCAGCATCACCGATATCCCCGAACATACAGTCTACTTCCCGAACAAGACCGTGAACGTGATGGTCGATCGCGACGGGCGAAATGTCACGCTCCCCGTCAAGCTTTCCGGCGAGGAAGTTAGCGACAGGTTCGGCAACAAGGCCCGGATCGGCGACATCGGCATCGATTTTGCGGTTCCCGTGGTCAGCGGTTTCTTCGGCGATTCGCCTGCCGAGGAGGCGGGCATGGAGATCGGCGACCGTATCGTCGCGGTCGATGGCGTCGGCGTGACGAGCTTCCTTCAGGTGCCGCCGCTCATCATGTCGCGGGCGGGGCAGAAGGTCACGATCACGGTAATGCGCAAGGGCGAAGCCCATGTGCTGCCGATGACGATCGGCAGCGCGACGCAGACAGGCAGCAATGGCCGCACAGAGACCATCGGTCGCATCGGTGTTCAGTCGGGCTTCGGCCGCCGGGAGGCTGTCGGTCCGGTTCAGGCGCTGGGCATCGGCGTGGAGCGGAGCTTCGCGACCATGGGCACCATGATCACGGGAATCCGCCAGATCATCGTCGGGGACCGTTCGGTCCGGGAACTGGGCGGCCCGATCAAGATCGCCAAGTATTCCGGTGAGCAGTTCACCCTTGGTTGGGAGCCTTTCGTGGGCTTCGTGGCCATGATCTCGATTAACTTGGCATTCATCAATCTCCTGCCAATTCCTGGGCTCGACGGCGGGCACCTGGCTTTCTACGCGGCTGAACTGGTCCGTCGGAAGCCCTTGGGCCTGCGCAGTCAGGAATGGGCGATCCGCACCGGGGTGGCACTCGTGCTGGCCTTGATGCTGTTCGTCACTGTCAACGATCTGGCTTCTCTCCCGATTTTCGGGGGATAG